A single window of Chitinophaga sp. XS-30 DNA harbors:
- a CDS encoding helix-hairpin-helix domain-containing protein has product MDNYIIADNLSLLAKLMDIHGDNSFKAKSFANAAFQIEKLTVPLQETPHDAIFRIKGIGESTGKSVIEMLQTGRFGLLEEYLQKTPPGILEMMRIKGIGPKKIATIWKELEIETLGELLYACNENRLLLFKGFGQKTQESIKQSIEFFLSNRERFLYAEVEAVAAQLEAMFSQIFAPAPVALTGAFRRQQPVIDELEIVIGVPAEKVAEQLKDLEGFTRLDNTADVIILKYQEQIKVMVYGVDQPQFARKLFVTTGNDAFLEQFRAHAASALDTEADSEEAIFTKAGLPFIPPCMREGAGEIALAAADTLPELIQTGDIKGIIHSHSQWSDGLQSLEDMAKAARDQGFEYLVISDHSRSAFYANGLQPERIIAQHQQIDQLNSQLAPFRIFKSIEADILNDGSLDYPDDILRSFDLVIASVHSNLKMPEDKAMARLLKAIANPYTTILGHMTGRLLLSRNGYPVDHEAIIDACVAHDVVIELNAHPRRLDIDWQWIPSAIRKGALLSIDPDAHAVAGYHDIRYGTLAAQKGGLSREKNLSSFTKAELEAFLLQRKQRKGI; this is encoded by the coding sequence ATGGACAACTATATCATCGCAGATAACCTCTCCCTCCTCGCCAAGCTGATGGATATCCACGGCGACAATTCCTTTAAAGCCAAATCATTCGCCAATGCGGCTTTCCAGATCGAAAAACTGACCGTTCCGCTGCAGGAAACTCCCCATGATGCCATCTTCCGGATCAAAGGCATCGGTGAGTCCACCGGCAAGAGCGTTATAGAAATGCTGCAGACCGGACGCTTCGGCCTCCTGGAGGAATACCTGCAAAAAACCCCTCCCGGCATCCTGGAAATGATGCGGATCAAAGGCATCGGCCCGAAAAAGATCGCTACCATCTGGAAAGAACTGGAAATAGAGACCCTGGGAGAGCTGCTGTACGCCTGCAATGAGAACCGCCTCCTGCTTTTCAAAGGTTTCGGGCAGAAAACCCAGGAAAGCATCAAACAAAGCATTGAATTCTTCCTCTCCAACCGCGAACGCTTCCTCTACGCCGAAGTGGAAGCTGTAGCAGCCCAACTGGAAGCCATGTTCTCCCAAATATTCGCCCCTGCCCCGGTGGCGCTGACGGGTGCTTTCCGGCGGCAACAACCGGTGATCGATGAACTGGAAATAGTGATCGGCGTACCGGCCGAAAAGGTGGCAGAGCAACTGAAAGACCTGGAAGGGTTTACCCGGCTGGACAATACAGCCGATGTCATTATCCTGAAATACCAGGAACAGATCAAAGTAATGGTCTACGGAGTAGATCAGCCCCAGTTCGCACGCAAACTGTTCGTTACCACCGGTAACGATGCCTTCCTGGAGCAATTCCGGGCACATGCCGCCAGCGCCCTGGATACCGAAGCCGATTCCGAAGAGGCGATATTCACAAAAGCCGGGCTGCCGTTCATTCCCCCCTGCATGCGCGAAGGCGCCGGCGAGATCGCCCTTGCGGCGGCCGACACGTTGCCGGAACTGATACAGACCGGCGATATCAAAGGTATCATCCACTCCCACAGCCAATGGAGCGACGGCCTCCAAAGCCTGGAAGACATGGCAAAAGCCGCGCGGGACCAGGGCTTTGAATATCTCGTCATCAGTGACCACTCCCGTTCCGCCTTTTATGCCAATGGCCTTCAGCCGGAACGTATCATCGCACAGCATCAGCAGATCGACCAGCTGAACAGTCAGCTCGCGCCCTTCAGGATATTCAAAAGCATTGAGGCCGACATCCTGAACGATGGCAGCCTCGATTACCCGGATGATATTCTCCGCAGTTTCGATCTCGTTATCGCCTCCGTACACTCCAATCTCAAAATGCCGGAAGACAAAGCCATGGCCCGCCTGCTGAAAGCCATCGCCAACCCGTACACGACCATACTTGGACATATGACCGGCCGCCTGCTGCTCAGCCGCAACGGTTATCCGGTGGACCATGAGGCGATCATTGATGCCTGCGTGGCCCACGATGTGGTGATAGAGCTGAATGCACACCCCCGCAGGCTGGATATCGACTGGCAATGGATCCCTTCGGCCATCCGGAAAGGCGCATTGCTGTCTATCGATCCGGATGCGCATGCCGTAGCAGGCTACCATGATATCCGCTACGGTACACTGGCCGCGCAAAAAGGCGGCCTCAGCCGGGAGAAGAACCTCAGCAGTTTTACCAAAGCTGAACTGGAAGCTTTCCTCCTGCAACGCAAACAACGTAAAGGTATCTGA
- a CDS encoding histone produces the protein MATIKKAAPKKAAPKKKAAAKKAAPKKKVAAKKAAPKKKAAAKKAAPKKKVAAKKAAPKKKAAAKKAAPKKKAAAKKAAPKKKAAAKKAAPKKAAAKKPAAKKKAAPKKKATPSAPAAPAM, from the coding sequence ATGGCAACAATTAAGAAAGCTGCTCCTAAAAAAGCTGCACCTAAAAAGAAAGCTGCTGCTAAGAAAGCCGCTCCTAAAAAGAAAGTAGCTGCTAAAAAAGCTGCTCCTAAAAAGAAAGCTGCTGCTAAGAAAGCCGCTCCTAAAAAGAAAGTAGCCGCTAAAAAGGCTGCTCCTAAAAAGAAAGCTGCTGCTAAGAAAGCCGCTCCTAAAAAGAAAGCTGCTGCTAAGAAAGCTGCTCCTAAAAAGAAGGCCGCTGCCAAGAAAGCTGCTCCTAAAAAAGCCGCTGCTAAAAAACCGGCTGCCAAGAAGAAAGCTGCTCCTAAAAAGAAAGCAACTCCTTCTGCTCCTGCAGCTCCGGCCATGTAA
- the rpmA gene encoding 50S ribosomal protein L27 — protein sequence MAHKKGEGSVKNGRDSASKRLGVKIFGGQVAVAGNIIIRQRGTVYHVGSNVGIGKDFTIYALTDGVVEFRKGRENKTFVSVRSFDTTAQAEA from the coding sequence ATGGCACATAAAAAAGGTGAAGGTAGTGTTAAGAACGGTAGAGACTCCGCAAGTAAAAGACTGGGAGTTAAAATCTTCGGTGGCCAGGTAGCTGTAGCAGGTAATATCATTATCCGTCAGCGTGGCACAGTTTATCACGTAGGTTCAAACGTAGGTATCGGTAAAGATTTTACCATCTACGCGCTGACTGATGGTGTGGTGGAATTCAGAAAGGGTCGTGAGAACAAAACCTTCGTTTCTGTAAGATCATTTGACACCACTGCCCAGGCGGAAGCCTGA